Proteins from one Pontibacter korlensis genomic window:
- a CDS encoding glycosyltransferase family 4 protein, translating to MNILFVTWNGPEVTYIEGLFLPIFEGIASKAGHKFHIIQYTWGDKDKIEQTKKLCESKGVKFTSVGITRKPAALGVLKAIFLNSRVVKEYIIKNGIDVVMPRATTSAAICLRAIKNLKQVKFLYDADGLPQDERVDFGGWDAESLKYRIYRDIEFLALRKSDAVLTRSYAAKEILASRAGAGFKKNLIHVITNGKKLEEEPQFRTSVLQNKKFAGPKLIYAGSMGPQYCLHEMLLIFKLVLKEHPGAGLTILTGNVKYALDLISQLPEIKNKIEVFNVKAQEVPGYLQAADFGLALRVPSFSMLAVAPIKLSEYLLSGLPVIATKSIGDTERYLNNSAAAFMMEDMSEQSLKSAAQWLCKTYQNNLVNMKAEARSIGKKYFDLARTVAQYNKAIDSL from the coding sequence ATGAATATTCTCTTTGTTACCTGGAACGGACCGGAAGTAACCTATATCGAAGGTTTGTTTTTGCCAATATTTGAGGGAATAGCATCCAAAGCTGGCCATAAGTTCCATATTATTCAATATACATGGGGAGATAAGGATAAAATAGAGCAAACAAAAAAACTATGCGAGTCTAAAGGCGTCAAGTTTACATCTGTGGGGATAACACGCAAGCCTGCCGCATTGGGAGTTTTAAAAGCGATCTTCCTTAATAGCCGTGTTGTCAAAGAGTATATAATAAAAAATGGGATAGATGTTGTTATGCCTAGGGCAACTACATCAGCTGCTATATGTTTAAGGGCTATCAAGAATTTAAAACAGGTTAAATTTTTATATGATGCAGATGGACTACCACAGGATGAACGAGTGGATTTTGGAGGATGGGATGCAGAGAGTTTAAAATATAGAATATACAGAGACATTGAGTTTTTAGCGCTGCGTAAATCAGACGCCGTTTTAACAAGATCTTATGCTGCGAAGGAAATACTTGCTTCTAGGGCCGGAGCTGGATTCAAAAAAAATTTAATACATGTCATCACCAACGGTAAGAAATTAGAAGAAGAGCCTCAGTTTAGAACTTCAGTACTACAAAACAAGAAATTTGCCGGACCCAAATTAATCTATGCAGGTTCTATGGGGCCTCAATATTGCCTGCACGAAATGCTACTGATATTCAAGCTAGTGCTTAAGGAGCACCCGGGTGCCGGGCTTACAATTCTTACGGGTAATGTAAAATATGCTTTAGATTTAATTAGTCAGTTACCTGAGATAAAGAATAAAATAGAAGTGTTCAATGTCAAAGCGCAGGAGGTGCCAGGATATTTGCAAGCTGCTGATTTTGGACTCGCACTAAGGGTCCCTTCTTTTTCTATGCTTGCAGTGGCTCCTATAAAGCTTAGTGAATATCTCCTGAGTGGGTTACCTGTTATTGCCACTAAAAGTATAGGCGATACGGAAAGATATCTAAACAACTCAGCTGCAGCCTTTATGATGGAAGATATGTCTGAGCAGAGTTTAAAAAGTGCCGCCCAATGGCTCTGTAAAACCTATCAAAATAACTTGGTTAATATGAAAGCAGAAGCTAGATCAATTGGTAAAAAATATTTTGATTTAGCTCGTACTGTTGCGCAGTATAATAAAGCCATTGATTCCTTATGA
- a CDS encoding glycosyltransferase, whose translation MEKIKILHCIETIGSGGVERRRLSIIKGLDSSIFDHKIICTKAINNLPKEFRELGVEIIEIGQFKYPLQPGKLKAALGIIKKYQPDIIHGAIFEGISMATIAGTIGKVPVRIAEETSFPKNRSKKATYLLKTLLKFADYVVAVSPNVYNYLNTQAGVPDGKLKLINNGISDVRRSSDYEIANLKSHLGISSTDIVIGSVGRVYDSIKRFSDILKAVKILDRKDIKVLIVGEGPDTSSLINLAKELGLEEQLIMVGFQPETALFYSLMDIFTIVSGAEGFGLVAVEAMLHSLPVIATRVGGLEFVVEDNSSGILIDPCSPQQLSAALSSLISNPSLANKFGLSGRERALKEFSAERYVEEVERLYIESLKSKKIAR comes from the coding sequence GTGGAGAAGATAAAAATTTTACATTGTATAGAAACGATAGGTTCTGGCGGGGTTGAACGTCGTAGGTTGAGTATAATAAAAGGCCTTGATAGCAGCATATTTGATCATAAGATTATTTGCACGAAGGCAATAAATAATCTACCAAAAGAATTTAGAGAGTTGGGTGTTGAGATTATTGAAATCGGGCAATTTAAATATCCCTTACAACCTGGGAAGTTAAAAGCTGCGCTTGGGATAATAAAAAAATACCAACCAGACATAATACATGGAGCTATTTTCGAAGGGATAAGCATGGCTACGATTGCAGGCACAATTGGTAAGGTCCCTGTACGCATTGCAGAGGAAACTTCATTTCCTAAGAATAGATCTAAGAAAGCTACATATTTATTAAAGACTCTCTTGAAATTTGCTGACTACGTAGTTGCTGTATCACCAAATGTATATAATTACCTTAATACACAAGCAGGGGTTCCTGATGGCAAACTCAAGTTAATAAACAATGGAATAAGCGATGTAAGAAGATCTTCTGATTATGAAATAGCAAATCTTAAGAGTCATCTAGGAATAAGTAGCACTGATATAGTTATAGGCAGTGTAGGGAGAGTATATGATAGTATAAAAAGATTTTCTGATATTCTCAAAGCTGTAAAAATTTTAGATCGAAAAGATATAAAAGTTCTGATTGTAGGTGAAGGACCGGATACATCATCACTCATAAATCTTGCAAAAGAGCTTGGCTTGGAAGAGCAGTTGATAATGGTAGGGTTTCAGCCAGAGACTGCTCTATTTTACTCATTGATGGATATTTTTACCATAGTTTCTGGAGCTGAAGGTTTTGGTCTTGTAGCGGTTGAGGCTATGTTACATTCTCTCCCGGTAATTGCTACAAGAGTAGGTGGGTTAGAATTTGTTGTGGAAGATAATAGTTCTGGGATTCTTATAGATCCATGTTCCCCCCAACAACTTTCAGCAGCATTGAGTAGTCTCATAAGCAACCCATCGCTAGCAAACAAATTTGGTTTGTCTGGAAGAGAAAGAGCTTTAAAAGAATTCAGTGCTGAAAGGTATGTTGAAGAAGTAGAGAGGCTTTATATAGAGTCGCTAAAATCAAAAAAGATAGCACGATGA
- a CDS encoding glycosyltransferase, protein MKIIRVTTSLDFGGIEKVFELHAKYYDKTHELMFVSLCNGGYTQKAIAEYGYSSIALGLKKATIPSFEAIKLLVRLFKEEKPDVVHAAGAEANFHATIAARLTGVKKIICEEIGIPNHSLKARLVFRTVYKFANAVIAISKAVEDYLLSSGEVPRKKLWMIYNPIEDSNGKQEYGTAADKLRFITVARLEPVKNISILVKAFSRIVAKYPDAELFILGNGSLKEELQDLCNALGLSSYVHFHGYISDPTPYLTGSRFFVLPSLYEGFGLACVEAIQCNVLTISTNSGGIPEFITDKKEGFLFDPRNRDELVAKMEQAIQLSDLEYNNITQRAKTKVKSMFSPNAYIHELNQLYIS, encoded by the coding sequence ATGAAAATTATAAGAGTAACAACTTCTCTAGATTTTGGCGGGATAGAAAAAGTATTTGAGCTTCATGCAAAATATTATGATAAAACGCATGAATTAATGTTCGTTTCCTTATGCAATGGGGGATATACCCAAAAAGCAATTGCAGAGTATGGGTACAGTAGTATCGCTCTTGGATTGAAGAAAGCTACAATTCCTTCTTTCGAAGCGATTAAATTGCTGGTTAGGCTTTTTAAAGAAGAAAAGCCGGATGTAGTTCATGCAGCAGGTGCCGAAGCTAACTTTCATGCAACTATTGCTGCAAGGCTAACCGGCGTGAAGAAGATAATTTGTGAAGAAATTGGGATTCCAAATCACAGCTTAAAAGCTAGATTAGTATTCAGGACTGTATATAAATTTGCAAATGCTGTCATTGCTATTTCGAAAGCGGTAGAAGATTATCTTCTGTCATCAGGAGAAGTACCTCGTAAAAAACTTTGGATGATTTATAATCCCATTGAAGATAGTAACGGCAAGCAAGAGTACGGTACTGCTGCAGACAAATTGAGGTTTATAACTGTAGCAAGGCTAGAGCCTGTTAAAAATATTTCTATCTTGGTTAAAGCTTTTAGTAGAATAGTTGCCAAATATCCTGATGCAGAGCTTTTTATATTAGGTAATGGTTCACTTAAAGAAGAACTACAAGATTTATGTAATGCTTTAGGTTTGAGCAGTTATGTTCATTTCCATGGATATATTTCTGATCCTACGCCATATCTTACAGGAAGCCGATTTTTTGTTTTGCCTTCTCTTTATGAAGGGTTTGGATTAGCCTGTGTAGAAGCTATCCAGTGTAATGTTCTAACAATAAGTACCAATTCGGGAGGTATTCCCGAGTTTATTACCGACAAAAAAGAGGGCTTTTTATTCGATCCAAGGAATAGGGATGAATTGGTTGCTAAAATGGAGCAAGCTATTCAACTATCTGATTTAGAATATAATAATATCACTCAAAGAGCTAAGACTAAAGTGAAAAGTATGTTTTCACCAAATGCATATATTCATGAACTCAATCAACTATACATCAGCTAG
- a CDS encoding glycosyltransferase, whose amino-acid sequence MNILIITEHFPPSNKVSSFRSESWYRYFPEFGIEPVILTLNEKSVGKNIYSVHVNKRKSNQLSKFKVITDGLNDYLFFSKSPYYTVYKKGLEVCAHCRIDYIIASGGPFELFKVAQALSKRTGIPWMADYRDGWSTNVTYKKAGLSKRLLSRFYSVFERPIVQSAALITTASPSYRTDLLRLFPEREIAVVYNGFIEEDFKTIKRSTPKDKMVITYLGTLYNYQKLEIFLNGVRVYLEKHSDVQLEINFFGLNKSELPRLDLFKSSFPGVIKVHPQTARLEVLQAAANSSLLLLLLSKDTIAIPAKTFDYIALRVPILVVENDEDVVYDILKDIPYVSFADQSEEVLKVLENKDTISKSNKGDNIIPETLKWSRRAQARKLVNLLYSHKG is encoded by the coding sequence ATGAATATTCTGATTATAACAGAACATTTCCCTCCCTCAAATAAGGTATCTTCCTTTCGATCTGAAAGTTGGTATAGGTATTTCCCGGAATTTGGTATAGAACCTGTTATATTAACATTAAATGAGAAATCAGTGGGGAAAAATATTTACTCTGTTCATGTTAACAAGAGGAAAAGTAATCAACTATCAAAGTTTAAAGTGATTACAGATGGGTTAAATGATTATCTGTTTTTCTCAAAGTCACCTTATTACACTGTCTACAAAAAGGGCTTGGAAGTATGTGCACATTGTAGAATTGATTACATTATTGCCTCGGGAGGCCCATTTGAATTATTTAAGGTCGCACAAGCACTTAGTAAAAGAACTGGTATTCCGTGGATGGCAGATTATAGAGATGGGTGGTCTACTAATGTTACATACAAAAAAGCCGGCCTCAGTAAACGGTTATTAAGTCGCTTTTACTCTGTATTTGAACGCCCAATTGTTCAGTCTGCGGCATTAATTACAACGGCCTCGCCCTCTTATAGAACAGACTTATTAAGGCTATTTCCTGAAAGAGAAATAGCTGTTGTCTATAATGGGTTTATTGAAGAAGACTTTAAAACAATAAAACGTTCTACACCTAAAGATAAAATGGTGATTACTTATTTGGGGACGCTTTACAATTATCAAAAGCTAGAGATTTTTCTTAATGGCGTAAGGGTTTACCTGGAAAAGCATTCTGATGTACAACTCGAGATCAATTTCTTCGGGTTAAATAAATCTGAGCTTCCAAGGTTAGATTTATTTAAAAGTTCATTTCCTGGAGTAATAAAGGTACACCCACAAACTGCGAGGCTTGAAGTTCTACAAGCTGCGGCTAACTCCAGCTTATTACTACTGCTGCTGAGCAAAGACACGATTGCAATTCCTGCAAAGACTTTTGATTATATAGCGTTGAGGGTACCGATTCTGGTAGTGGAGAATGATGAGGATGTAGTTTATGATATATTGAAAGATATACCTTATGTGTCATTTGCTGATCAAAGCGAAGAAGTATTAAAAGTTCTTGAAAATAAAGATACAATAAGTAAAAGTAATAAAGGAGATAATATTATTCCGGAAACTCTGAAGTGGTCTAGACGAGCGCAGGCTAGAAAGCTTGTTAACCTGTTGTATAGTCATAAAGGCTAA
- a CDS encoding glycosyltransferase family 2 protein — protein sequence MSNLEIIESETLVSVVVVTYNSAAYVIETLESIKEQTYENIELIISDDCSTDDTVKICKEWLKENSSRFVRTELVTSPKNSGIAPNFNRGIAVAKGEWIKTIAGDDALLPNTIEAYINHIMQNSDTRVIHSDIAIYKDVFKESQRLPAKPTSTYTINKPNIEAQEQFQLLLRRCQIWAATVMIKKEVYDQVGHFDESLPMWEDRPMWLKITGSGIKLTYLNIIGAKYRISSNSIQTKGAQTKLYSKFDLDVNKEFYKRYLHFLPLPERVKKKIKIKRNLLLEKYGLNRRNKLIIAFVATTNLLLNTLIKDKG from the coding sequence ATGTCGAATTTGGAAATAATAGAAAGTGAAACACTTGTTTCTGTTGTTGTAGTGACATACAATTCAGCAGCATATGTGATAGAAACACTGGAGAGCATAAAGGAACAAACATATGAGAACATAGAACTAATAATCTCGGATGATTGCTCTACAGATGACACGGTTAAAATATGTAAAGAGTGGTTAAAGGAAAACAGTTCAAGGTTTGTAAGAACAGAATTAGTCACGTCTCCAAAGAATAGTGGTATAGCTCCTAACTTTAACCGGGGAATTGCAGTAGCGAAAGGTGAGTGGATAAAGACCATTGCTGGCGATGATGCCTTATTGCCTAACACCATAGAAGCATACATCAATCACATTATGCAAAACTCAGATACGAGAGTTATACATTCTGACATTGCTATTTATAAGGATGTATTCAAAGAAAGCCAGAGATTACCTGCTAAACCAACGAGTACATATACTATTAATAAACCTAATATTGAAGCCCAAGAACAATTTCAGTTATTGTTGAGACGCTGCCAAATATGGGCTGCAACAGTCATGATAAAAAAGGAGGTGTATGACCAAGTTGGGCATTTTGATGAATCATTACCTATGTGGGAAGACAGGCCAATGTGGCTTAAAATTACCGGGAGTGGTATAAAACTTACATACTTAAATATTATAGGCGCAAAGTATAGAATCAGTTCAAACTCAATTCAAACAAAAGGCGCGCAGACTAAGTTATATTCAAAGTTTGATTTGGATGTAAATAAAGAATTTTACAAAAGGTACTTACACTTTTTACCTTTGCCAGAAAGAGTAAAGAAAAAGATAAAGATTAAAAGAAACCTTCTTCTTGAAAAGTATGGACTGAACAGAAGAAATAAATTAATAATTGCCTTTGTGGCGACAACTAATTTACTGCTCAATACCCTGATCAAGGATAAAGGCTGA
- a CDS encoding O-antigen translocase: MSKVIARGREGAYRKIFKATSIYGGVQVFNIIITIIRTKLVAVLLGPSGMGIVSLLTTTTGFIGAITNFGLSTSAVKNVSAAFSTGNSRELAVTVAVFRRLVWFTGLLGFVLTLALAPWLSKIVFDNREYTYAFFFVAVTLLLTQVSAGQGVILRGTRKLDYMAKSSVIGAVAGLVVSVPFYYFLGEDGIVPAIILTSLSALLVTWYFSRKVDIPSVEVSTGKVLGKGKQMLKMGFLISLSGLITLGVSNFVRIYISNKGGLAEVGLYNAGFAIIGTYVGMVFTAMGTDYYPRLAAVAHDKHKSNLEINQQAEIALLILAPILMVFLVYIEWAIILLYSKKFSPITGMIHWAALGIFFKAVGWAIGFLILAKGASRVFFWNEIVANAFILGLNIVGYNLFGLTGLGVSFLFSYLIYFLQVYILCKYLYALSLSIDLIKVFVYQFVLALACFTVVQLLEKKYAYPIGTVFILVSVLFSWVQLNKRLGLIQIIKKVLTKLTT, from the coding sequence ATGAGTAAGGTTATAGCAAGAGGTAGGGAGGGAGCATACCGTAAGATATTTAAAGCTACATCAATATATGGAGGGGTTCAGGTATTTAATATTATTATTACTATAATAAGAACAAAACTTGTAGCAGTGCTGCTGGGGCCTTCTGGTATGGGTATTGTATCATTATTAACAACTACTACTGGTTTTATAGGAGCCATAACCAACTTTGGGCTTAGTACATCTGCAGTAAAGAATGTTTCTGCTGCCTTTTCTACTGGTAATTCAAGAGAGCTAGCAGTTACAGTGGCTGTGTTTCGTCGGTTGGTGTGGTTTACAGGCTTACTCGGCTTTGTACTTACCTTAGCGCTAGCCCCATGGCTAAGTAAGATTGTTTTTGACAATAGGGAGTATACTTATGCTTTCTTTTTTGTAGCAGTAACTTTACTTCTTACTCAAGTCTCTGCAGGCCAAGGAGTGATTCTTCGGGGTACTCGAAAGCTGGATTATATGGCTAAATCAAGTGTAATTGGAGCTGTAGCAGGACTTGTTGTCTCTGTACCCTTCTATTATTTCCTTGGTGAAGATGGTATTGTTCCCGCTATCATTCTAACATCATTATCTGCATTATTAGTTACTTGGTATTTCTCCAGAAAAGTTGATATCCCCTCAGTAGAAGTTAGTACAGGAAAGGTTCTAGGCAAGGGGAAGCAAATGTTAAAGATGGGTTTCCTTATCAGTCTTAGTGGTCTAATTACTCTCGGTGTATCAAACTTTGTTAGGATTTATATTAGCAACAAGGGCGGGCTAGCGGAAGTCGGATTGTATAATGCAGGTTTTGCTATAATAGGTACTTACGTAGGTATGGTTTTTACCGCTATGGGTACAGATTATTATCCTCGCTTAGCTGCGGTCGCACATGACAAACATAAAAGCAACCTGGAGATAAATCAGCAGGCGGAGATTGCACTTCTTATTTTAGCACCTATTTTAATGGTATTTCTTGTTTATATAGAATGGGCCATTATATTATTGTACTCTAAAAAGTTCAGTCCCATAACTGGAATGATCCATTGGGCGGCTTTAGGAATCTTTTTTAAAGCAGTAGGCTGGGCAATAGGCTTTCTGATATTAGCTAAGGGAGCAAGCAGAGTGTTTTTTTGGAATGAAATAGTTGCAAATGCATTTATTCTTGGGCTGAACATAGTAGGCTACAATTTATTTGGTTTGACAGGGCTCGGAGTCTCATTTTTGTTTTCATATTTAATCTACTTTTTGCAAGTGTATATACTGTGCAAATATCTATATGCGCTCTCCCTCAGCATTGACCTAATAAAAGTTTTTGTTTATCAATTTGTACTTGCCTTGGCGTGCTTCACAGTTGTGCAGTTGTTGGAAAAGAAATATGCATACCCTATAGGTACTGTCTTCATATTAGTATCAGTATTGTTTTCATGGGTCCAGTTAAATAAGAGATTAGGCCTAATCCAGATCATAAAGAAGGTTCTTACAAAGCTTACTACTTAA
- a CDS encoding DegT/DnrJ/EryC1/StrS family aminotransferase — MNIPFLNFEPMHSAIKTEMQKAFKEVYDSYWYVMGQQLIKFEEAYSRFNEVKCTVGVSNGLDALHLALKALGVGPDDEVIVPSNTYIATALAVSYVGATPVFVEPNSSTYNIEPANIEAAITSKTKAIMPVHLYGQACDMVTIMNIAQKHGLFVVEDNAQAHGATFAGKVTGSWGHANGTSFYPGKNLGALGDGGAVTTNNIAVAEQVRILRNYGSKIKYSNEIIGHNMRLDELQAAFLNVKLEYLKEWTAQRQQIAEWYNEELEGIDGLVLPYVHPDATHVCHLYVIRTKERANLQKFLNDKGIGTLIHYPIPPHLQKAYAKLGYKKGDFPIAEDLAETSLSLPIWPGMKQEDVKLIRTIIKQFFH; from the coding sequence ATGAATATCCCATTTTTAAATTTTGAACCGATGCATTCGGCTATCAAAACTGAAATGCAAAAAGCATTTAAAGAGGTTTACGATAGCTATTGGTATGTGATGGGGCAGCAGCTGATTAAATTTGAGGAAGCATATTCTCGGTTTAATGAAGTAAAGTGTACTGTTGGTGTGAGTAACGGACTTGATGCCTTGCACTTAGCGTTAAAAGCTCTAGGTGTTGGTCCCGATGATGAAGTGATTGTTCCTTCTAATACCTATATAGCGACAGCTTTGGCTGTATCTTATGTGGGGGCAACACCGGTGTTTGTTGAACCTAATTCTAGCACTTACAATATAGAACCGGCTAACATTGAGGCGGCTATAACCAGCAAAACAAAGGCCATTATGCCTGTTCATTTGTATGGGCAGGCTTGCGATATGGTCACCATTATGAACATTGCACAGAAGCATGGACTTTTTGTTGTGGAGGATAATGCTCAGGCTCACGGAGCAACTTTTGCGGGAAAAGTTACTGGTAGTTGGGGACATGCAAATGGTACAAGCTTTTACCCGGGCAAAAACTTGGGTGCCTTGGGAGACGGAGGCGCTGTTACAACAAATAATATTGCTGTTGCTGAACAAGTTAGAATACTCAGGAACTACGGGTCAAAGATTAAGTACAGCAACGAAATTATAGGCCATAACATGCGATTGGACGAGTTGCAGGCCGCTTTTTTGAACGTTAAATTAGAGTACCTAAAGGAGTGGACTGCTCAGCGTCAGCAAATAGCTGAATGGTATAATGAAGAGCTTGAGGGTATTGATGGTCTAGTACTGCCATACGTTCATCCAGATGCGACGCATGTATGTCATTTATATGTAATTCGAACCAAAGAGAGAGCTAACTTGCAAAAGTTTCTGAACGATAAAGGTATTGGAACACTTATTCATTACCCTATTCCACCACATTTGCAAAAAGCTTATGCTAAATTAGGATATAAAAAAGGTGATTTTCCAATTGCGGAAGATTTAGCAGAAACTTCTTTAAGCCTACCTATCTGGCCAGGAATGAAACAGGAGGATGTAAAGCTGATAAGGACTATAATCAAGCAGTTTTTTCACTAA
- a CDS encoding acyltransferase, which produces MIHPLSDVQSTQIGEGTKIWQFAVVLEGAVIGANCNINCHTFVENRVVIGDNVTIKSGVYLWDGVIIESDAFIGPCVTFVNNPFPRSKHYPEKHIGAKVCKGASIGANATIMGGIIVGEYAMVGAGSVVTKNVPPRALVVGVPAKVIGWLNEDGTKMRHDGSYYIGSDSSKWHVVNNNIEQL; this is translated from the coding sequence ATGATACACCCACTTTCTGATGTCCAATCAACCCAAATAGGGGAAGGGACAAAAATTTGGCAGTTTGCAGTTGTTCTAGAAGGGGCCGTTATAGGTGCAAACTGTAATATTAATTGCCACACATTTGTTGAAAATAGAGTCGTTATAGGAGACAATGTGACTATAAAAAGTGGAGTTTACCTTTGGGATGGAGTGATAATAGAGTCTGACGCTTTTATTGGACCCTGTGTTACTTTTGTTAATAACCCATTCCCCCGGTCAAAACATTACCCTGAGAAACATATTGGCGCTAAAGTTTGTAAAGGAGCTTCAATAGGGGCAAATGCAACAATAATGGGAGGAATAATTGTAGGGGAGTATGCTATGGTTGGAGCTGGTAGTGTTGTAACAAAAAATGTTCCTCCTAGAGCTTTGGTTGTTGGAGTACCTGCAAAAGTTATAGGATGGCTTAATGAAGATGGTACTAAAATGAGGCATGATGGGAGCTACTATATAGGCAGTGATAGTTCTAAATGGCATGTAGTTAATAATAATATTGAACAATTATGA
- a CDS encoding sugar 3,4-ketoisomerase has product MNKLTVFDCNLIYLPQVGDRNGHITAINNEVEVPFEVNRVFYLYDIPGGESRGAHAHKACHQFLIAASGAYEVLLDDGNSKRQILLNRPNYGLHIPPGIWASEVNFSAGAICLVLASHAYDEQDYIREYNEYVEYRQEDN; this is encoded by the coding sequence ATGAATAAGCTCACGGTGTTTGACTGTAATTTAATTTATTTACCACAAGTAGGGGATAGAAACGGCCATATTACTGCTATCAATAATGAAGTAGAAGTGCCTTTCGAAGTAAATAGGGTCTTTTATTTATATGATATTCCTGGTGGAGAGTCAAGAGGGGCGCATGCTCACAAAGCTTGTCATCAGTTCCTGATCGCTGCGAGTGGTGCTTATGAAGTGCTTTTAGATGATGGAAACTCAAAAAGGCAAATTTTACTTAACAGACCAAATTACGGTTTGCATATCCCTCCAGGTATATGGGCGTCAGAAGTAAATTTTTCGGCTGGCGCTATTTGCCTGGTCTTAGCTTCTCATGCATATGATGAGCAGGACTATATAAGAGAGTATAATGAGTATGTTGAGTATAGGCAGGAGGATAATTAA
- a CDS encoding sugar 3,4-ketoisomerase encodes MKAYIIELPKILDPRGNLTFLQNPQQIPFSIKRVFWTYDVPGGEQRGGHAYKEQEEVIVALSGSFDVIITNPDGYSEKFFLNRSYYGLYVPARTWRHMENFSTNALSLHMSSRMYDGDDYIRDFEELKNRHTHE; translated from the coding sequence ATGAAAGCATATATAATAGAACTCCCTAAAATATTAGACCCACGCGGCAATCTTACTTTCCTGCAAAACCCACAGCAAATCCCCTTTAGTATTAAAAGAGTATTCTGGACATATGACGTGCCAGGAGGCGAGCAAAGAGGGGGCCACGCCTATAAAGAACAGGAGGAGGTGATTGTGGCTTTAAGTGGCAGTTTCGATGTCATAATTACAAACCCCGATGGGTACAGTGAAAAGTTCTTCTTAAACAGAAGCTATTATGGGTTATATGTTCCTGCTAGGACATGGAGGCATATGGAAAACTTCTCAACCAATGCTCTAAGTCTACACATGTCAAGTCGAATGTATGACGGTGACGACTACATAAGGGATTTTGAAGAACTGAAAAATAGACATACACATGAATAA